In one Nicotiana tomentosiformis chromosome 6, ASM39032v3, whole genome shotgun sequence genomic region, the following are encoded:
- the LOC104086141 gene encoding uncharacterized protein produces MLQQGHYKELLNDKGRNTLARGRERQGPPKPPSPARTINMIIGGSNDASINEIKFTATHKIKRSITHKRYDGLEESIIFNGSDADKLTFLHNDSLVLTLRILDTNVKRIMVDDGSGVCIIHPRVLTQLRLEDKIVPCCIILTGFNNAVERTSREIILPVLACGVTLETIFHIMDQATAYNSIVGRPWIHPMRAIPSRLYQVIKFLTPWGIFSIRGEHRTSQKCYRVSMDSTTTQQKKDKEKEV; encoded by the coding sequence ATGCTACAACAAGGGCACTACAAAGAATTGCTCAACGACAAAGGCAGGAACACCTTAGCAAGGGGTAGAGAACGTCAAGGCCCTCCAAAGCCACCTTCACCAGCTCGTACCATCAATATGATTATTGGAGGCAGCAACGACGCCTCCATCAATGAAATCAAGTTCACCGCCACCCACAAGATCAAAAGATCGATCACCCACAAACGGTATGAcggactcgaagaaagtatcatcttcaacGGGTCAGATGCCGACAAATTGACTTTCCTTCATAATGATTCCCTTGTCCTTACTTTAAGAATTTTAGATACTAATGTTAAACGAATCATGGTAGATGACGGAAGTGGAGTGTGCATCATCCATCCCCGAGTCCTCACCCAGTTgagactcgaggataagatagttcCATGTTGCATCATACTAaccggttttaacaatgcagttgaacggaCTTCGAGAGAAATTATACTCCCCGTTCTTGCCTGTGGGGTTACTCTAGAGACaatattccacatcatggaccaggccacCGCTTATAACTCTATCGttggacgaccatggatacaccctATGAGAGCCATCCCCTCCCGCTTATACCAAGTGATCAAATTCCTAACACCttggggaatattcagcatacgaggGGAACATCGCACATCCCAAAAATGTTACCGAGTTTCCATGGACAGCACGACAACTCAACAAAAGAAAGATAAGGAAAAAGAAGTATAG